The proteins below come from a single Mya arenaria isolate MELC-2E11 chromosome 6, ASM2691426v1 genomic window:
- the LOC128238489 gene encoding uncharacterized protein LOC128238489 isoform X2, protein MDLIEKGVHYANSKGDIPVFYPEASTPANGYRFVKWHVEGTDYKEYSRDQILSFRARVANALFIPPEYVLIAGVQPSSSLLIALMIPESYVELFQMMLERDDEFLALQRLGVDVVEVGRKSYNLKGIADAELVETEQQSRLTTIYEQLEEKVKNLEKTEVEVVTLSRKVDNLQEELKGNENKIKLLNVEVKTLRKVLKPNANNPVVSEILEKAMDNFKSVLDEVEKTNYDKTLIVKLLDTNTELVSVGGAHSLAIKERGYNHEIARLNAMITPLQYKLARYQYATAGGPPEFDPATDKAFLNVLQTMIFSAIPGVGSFNQTLTPVGEEILKNISMGLKQRDRKTILKNYTWHPNDPIKARMDDDSSWFLAGIFYKELEKHGNGEIIDFGQFYASLLSDIGRADLKEKFVQQHPEHKQKKNVPYPDQAAAGQTPTASQQPTEFKQMKQQIADMHTWMESARQGFRGESESWSVPAFDIPQSFKGNDRTGATEETKPRTQSEKDKA, encoded by the exons ATGGATTTGATTGAAAAGGGAGTTCATTATGCAAATTCTAAAGGCGATATTCCGGTGTTTTATCCAGAAGCTTCAACCCCAG CAAACGGATACAGATTTGTCAAATGGCATGTAGAGGGAACAGACTATAAGGAGTATTCAAGGGATCAGATTCTGTCATTTCGGGCGAGGGTTGCTAACGCTCTGTTTATACCCCCGGAATACGTGTTGATTGCCGGTGTACAACCTTCATCTAGTTTACTCATTGCTTTGATGATACCCGAAAGCTACGTGGAACTCTTTCAAATGATGCTTGAAAGAGATGATGAATTTTTAGCTTTGCAACGTCTTGGTGTAGATGTAGTGGAAGTGGGTAGAAAATCGTACAATTTGAAAG GAATAGCTGATGCTGAGCTAGTAGAAACAGAACAACAAAGCAGACTGACGACGATTTATGAGCAATTGGAAGAGAAGGTTAAAAACTTAGAAAAAACTGAAGTTGAAGTGGTCACACTGAGTAGAAAGGTTGACAATTTACAGGAAGAACTAAAAGGAAATGAGAATAAGATAAAACTTCTTAATGTTGAAGTGAAGACTCTTCGGAAAGTCCTCAAACCTAATGCGAACAATCCAGTTGTAAGTGAAATCCTTGAAAAAGCCATGGACAACTTCAAATCTGTCCTCGATGAAGTTGAAAAAACTAATTATGACAAGACTCTAATCGTGAAACTCCTTGACACAAATACCGAGCTGGTATCAGTGGGAGGAGCACACTCATTAGCAATCAAAGAGAGGGGCTACAACCACGAAATTGCAAGATTAAACGCTATGATCACACCTCTACAGTACAAGTTAGCCAGATACCAGTACGCAACGGCCGGAGGGCCCCCAGAATTTGATCCCGCGACAGACAAGGCATTTTTGAATGTTCTTCAAACTATGATCTTTTCGGCTATTCCAG GTGTTGGATCCTTTAACCAGACATTAACACCTGTTGGGGAAGAAATACTGAAAAACATAAGCATGGGACTGAAACAACGGGACAGGAAAACTATTCTGAAAAACTACACATGGCATCCAAATGATCCAATAAAGGCAAGAATGGATGATGATTCATCATGGTTTCTTGCTGgtatattttacaaagaatTGGAAAAGCATGGCAATGGAGAGATTATTGACTTCG GTCAGTTTTATGCAAGTCTTCTGTCTGACATTGGGAGAGCTGATCTAAAGGAAAAGTTTGTACAGCAACACCCAGAACATAAACAAAAGAAGAACGTTCCTTACCCAGATCAAGCGGCCGCAGGTCAAACACCGACGGCAAGCCAACAACCTactgaatttaaacaaatgaagcAACAAATCGCCGATATGCATACCTGGATGGAATCAGCCAGGCAAGGATTTCGAGGAGAATCTGAGTCGTGGAGTGTTCCAGCTTTCGATATTCCTCAATCCTTCAAAGGAAACGACAGAACAGGCGCCACTGAAGAAACTAAACCTAGAACACAGTCTGAAAAAGACAAAGCTTAA
- the LOC128238489 gene encoding uncharacterized protein LOC128238489 isoform X1, which yields MVKVLVVISKFLNTNMSGENSLPSVDAKPQPPRTGDESLQQQTGDQSVPTATTPGQEIQSSATTSAFRLDVPPIPDDWHFQQFLLELSDGLTDNNLGKLKYRFAGAGGLGKKVLEEIKSPRDLFTILGARGFLTRDNQLLLQKALFDIGRMDLIEKGVHYANSKGDIPVFYPEASTPANGYRFVKWHVEGTDYKEYSRDQILSFRARVANALFIPPEYVLIAGVQPSSSLLIALMIPESYVELFQMMLERDDEFLALQRLGVDVVEVGRKSYNLKGIADAELVETEQQSRLTTIYEQLEEKVKNLEKTEVEVVTLSRKVDNLQEELKGNENKIKLLNVEVKTLRKVLKPNANNPVVSEILEKAMDNFKSVLDEVEKTNYDKTLIVKLLDTNTELVSVGGAHSLAIKERGYNHEIARLNAMITPLQYKLARYQYATAGGPPEFDPATDKAFLNVLQTMIFSAIPGVGSFNQTLTPVGEEILKNISMGLKQRDRKTILKNYTWHPNDPIKARMDDDSSWFLAGIFYKELEKHGNGEIIDFGQFYASLLSDIGRADLKEKFVQQHPEHKQKKNVPYPDQAAAGQTPTASQQPTEFKQMKQQIADMHTWMESARQGFRGESESWSVPAFDIPQSFKGNDRTGATEETKPRTQSEKDKA from the exons ATGGTTAAGGTCTTGGTcgttatttcaaaatttctaAATACCAACATGTCGGGGGAAAACTCTTTGCCTTCGGTTGACGCTAAACCGCAGCCTCCAAGAACCGGAGACGAATCGTTACAACAACAAACAGGTGATCAAAGTGTCCCAACTGCAACAACTCCTGGGCAAGAAATACAATCGTCGGCCACAACAAGTGCATTTAGATTGGATGTCCCACCTATACCAGACGACTGGCATTTTCAGCAATTTCTTTTAGAGCTTTCCGATGGACTGACGGACAATAACCTAGGGAAACTAAAATATCGATTTGCAG GAGCAGGGGGTTTGGGCAAGAAAGTTTTAGAAGAAATCAAATCGCCAAGAGATTTATTTACAATTCTGGGAGCCAGAGGATTTCTTACAAGAGATAATCAACTGCTTCTGCAAAAGGCACTTTTTGACATAGGACGAATGGATTTGATTGAAAAGGGAGTTCATTATGCAAATTCTAAAGGCGATATTCCGGTGTTTTATCCAGAAGCTTCAACCCCAG CAAACGGATACAGATTTGTCAAATGGCATGTAGAGGGAACAGACTATAAGGAGTATTCAAGGGATCAGATTCTGTCATTTCGGGCGAGGGTTGCTAACGCTCTGTTTATACCCCCGGAATACGTGTTGATTGCCGGTGTACAACCTTCATCTAGTTTACTCATTGCTTTGATGATACCCGAAAGCTACGTGGAACTCTTTCAAATGATGCTTGAAAGAGATGATGAATTTTTAGCTTTGCAACGTCTTGGTGTAGATGTAGTGGAAGTGGGTAGAAAATCGTACAATTTGAAAG GAATAGCTGATGCTGAGCTAGTAGAAACAGAACAACAAAGCAGACTGACGACGATTTATGAGCAATTGGAAGAGAAGGTTAAAAACTTAGAAAAAACTGAAGTTGAAGTGGTCACACTGAGTAGAAAGGTTGACAATTTACAGGAAGAACTAAAAGGAAATGAGAATAAGATAAAACTTCTTAATGTTGAAGTGAAGACTCTTCGGAAAGTCCTCAAACCTAATGCGAACAATCCAGTTGTAAGTGAAATCCTTGAAAAAGCCATGGACAACTTCAAATCTGTCCTCGATGAAGTTGAAAAAACTAATTATGACAAGACTCTAATCGTGAAACTCCTTGACACAAATACCGAGCTGGTATCAGTGGGAGGAGCACACTCATTAGCAATCAAAGAGAGGGGCTACAACCACGAAATTGCAAGATTAAACGCTATGATCACACCTCTACAGTACAAGTTAGCCAGATACCAGTACGCAACGGCCGGAGGGCCCCCAGAATTTGATCCCGCGACAGACAAGGCATTTTTGAATGTTCTTCAAACTATGATCTTTTCGGCTATTCCAG GTGTTGGATCCTTTAACCAGACATTAACACCTGTTGGGGAAGAAATACTGAAAAACATAAGCATGGGACTGAAACAACGGGACAGGAAAACTATTCTGAAAAACTACACATGGCATCCAAATGATCCAATAAAGGCAAGAATGGATGATGATTCATCATGGTTTCTTGCTGgtatattttacaaagaatTGGAAAAGCATGGCAATGGAGAGATTATTGACTTCG GTCAGTTTTATGCAAGTCTTCTGTCTGACATTGGGAGAGCTGATCTAAAGGAAAAGTTTGTACAGCAACACCCAGAACATAAACAAAAGAAGAACGTTCCTTACCCAGATCAAGCGGCCGCAGGTCAAACACCGACGGCAAGCCAACAACCTactgaatttaaacaaatgaagcAACAAATCGCCGATATGCATACCTGGATGGAATCAGCCAGGCAAGGATTTCGAGGAGAATCTGAGTCGTGGAGTGTTCCAGCTTTCGATATTCCTCAATCCTTCAAAGGAAACGACAGAACAGGCGCCACTGAAGAAACTAAACCTAGAACACAGTCTGAAAAAGACAAAGCTTAA